One Proteinivorax tanatarense DNA segment encodes these proteins:
- the ruvX gene encoding Holliday junction resolvase RuvX: protein MRIMGLDLGEKTIGVAVSDALKLTAQGITVISRAGKKNDFAKLKQIIDEYEVSTVVIGLPKNMDNSIGDRGELSIKFKDRMEKKFPHLEYKLEDERLTTAQAQRQLIEADVSRKTRKKVIDKQAAVLILQNYLAKLK from the coding sequence TTGAGAATAATGGGGCTAGACTTAGGAGAAAAAACTATCGGTGTGGCTGTTTCAGATGCTTTAAAGTTAACAGCTCAGGGAATTACAGTTATTTCTAGAGCAGGGAAAAAAAATGACTTTGCTAAACTTAAGCAAATTATAGATGAGTATGAGGTCAGCACTGTTGTAATTGGGCTGCCTAAAAACATGGATAATTCCATAGGTGATAGGGGAGAACTATCCATAAAATTTAAAGATAGAATGGAAAAAAAATTTCCTCATTTAGAATATAAGTTAGAGGACGAGCGCTTGACTACAGCTCAAGCACAAAGGCAGTTAATCGAAGCTGATGTTAGTAGAAAAACAAGAAAAAAAGTGATTGACAAACAAGCAGCGGTGCTAATTTTACAAAATTATTTAGCTAAGCTAAAATAA
- a CDS encoding DUF1292 domain-containing protein, producing MDQEKENIRIALVDDEGNEHLFNEYDRVSYDGEEYVFLIPEGTIEPETAHVFKVEEKDGELVYNVVEDSDLLDKIEETWHNELKEED from the coding sequence ATGGATCAAGAAAAAGAGAACATTCGTATTGCTTTAGTGGATGATGAGGGAAATGAACATCTTTTTAATGAATATGACAGAGTTTCTTATGATGGAGAGGAATATGTTTTTTTGATTCCCGAAGGAACTATAGAACCAGAAACGGCTCATGTATTTAAGGTTGAAGAAAAAGACGGTGAACTTGTCTATAACGTAGTTGAGGATTCAGATCTTTTAGATAAGATTGAAGAGACTTGGCATAACGAGTTAAAAGAAGAGGACTAG
- the mltG gene encoding endolytic transglycosylase MltG, with translation MKLNIWDKLKKTKDYLSPTVLKKKFKSSLHNWSKKKTVITILSTIVLFFLIGGLAILNLTAPPGDGNQVIHVEVPLGTSTQEIAQMLKKEGVIKNKNLFLAYAHLNNLNGSFQAGDYTLTDGLSYEELGELLTEGRVARETVRFTIPEGFTVEQIAIRLEEQGLAERDKFLQLVQDGEFEYDFIERLEDVQHDYRLEGYLFPNTYEVYPDITEWQLIDMMLSSFDEVLTESKIDQMEELDLTVHEAVTLASLIEREAKHDSEKTKIASVIYNRLEKGMLLQIDATVLYAIGHRERVTYEDLEVDSPYNTYKYKGIPPTPIASPGKASIDAVLQPKDTNYLYYVADRETGYHHFAQTYEEHQENADRYWHTD, from the coding sequence TTGAAATTGAATATATGGGACAAGCTAAAAAAAACTAAAGATTATTTATCCCCAACAGTGTTAAAAAAGAAGTTTAAATCTTCTCTGCATAATTGGTCTAAGAAAAAAACAGTAATAACGATACTGAGTACTATAGTGTTGTTTTTTTTAATCGGAGGTTTGGCTATTTTAAATTTAACTGCCCCACCCGGAGATGGAAATCAAGTCATTCATGTTGAAGTTCCTTTGGGGACTTCAACTCAGGAAATTGCTCAAATGCTGAAAAAAGAAGGTGTAATTAAAAATAAGAATCTTTTTTTAGCCTATGCCCACTTAAATAATTTAAACGGTAGCTTCCAAGCAGGGGACTATACTTTAACCGATGGACTTAGTTATGAAGAGTTGGGGGAGTTGCTAACAGAAGGTAGAGTTGCCAGAGAAACTGTTAGGTTTACCATACCTGAAGGCTTTACTGTGGAGCAGATTGCTATTCGATTAGAAGAACAGGGATTAGCTGAGAGGGATAAATTTCTTCAGCTTGTACAAGATGGGGAGTTTGAATATGATTTTATAGAGCGGTTAGAGGATGTGCAACACGATTATAGGTTGGAAGGGTATCTTTTTCCAAATACCTATGAAGTGTATCCAGACATCACAGAATGGCAGTTAATCGATATGATGCTCAGTTCTTTTGATGAAGTGTTAACTGAAAGCAAAATAGACCAGATGGAAGAACTGGACTTAACTGTCCATGAAGCGGTTACCTTAGCGTCGTTAATTGAAAGGGAAGCTAAACATGACAGTGAAAAGACCAAGATAGCTAGCGTGATTTACAACAGGTTGGAAAAGGGGATGTTACTTCAAATAGATGCTACTGTGCTTTATGCCATTGGGCATAGAGAGAGAGTTACTTATGAAGATTTGGAAGTTGACTCACCTTATAATACCTACAAATATAAGGGTATTCCACCGACACCAATCGCCAGTCCAGGTAAAGCATCGATAGATGCAGTTTTGCAACCTAAAGACACAAATTATCTTTACTATGTTGCTGACCGGGAGACAGGTTACCATCACTTTGCCCAGACCTACGAAGAACACCAAGAAAATGCTGATAGATACTGGCACACAGATTAA
- a CDS encoding peptidase U32 family protein — translation MNRKPELLAPAGSLEKLKIAVEYGADAVYLAGKSFGLRARATNFSESELLEGLHYAHVKGVKVYVTVNILAHNSDIEKLPPYLKWLQAVGVDAVIVADIGVITLVKELAPGLEVHVSTQANVTNYKSAEVMKKLGASRVVVARELSINEIAQLKEKADIEVESFIHGAMCMAYSGRCLLSSYMAGRSANKGDCAQPCRWSYHLVEEQRPGEYMPVEIDERGTYIMSSKDLMAMEFLDKLVYAGIDSLKIEGRMKSVHYIATVVNAYRQALDLIDNNVKFDSSKWVEELKKASNREFTSGFYHRQADQSAQNIYSTKSNTEFDFVGIVRKKGDQNNIALIEQRNHFAKGEEVEVLMPGGAVKKAKINNIWDEYDVEMEKAPHPQQLVKVALDIQVVDFAILRREK, via the coding sequence ATGAACAGAAAACCAGAACTTTTGGCGCCAGCTGGAAGTTTAGAAAAACTAAAAATAGCAGTAGAATATGGGGCTGATGCAGTTTATCTTGCAGGAAAAAGCTTTGGACTAAGAGCGAGAGCAACTAATTTTTCTGAAAGTGAACTTTTAGAAGGGTTACATTATGCACATGTAAAAGGTGTAAAGGTTTATGTAACGGTAAATATACTAGCTCATAATTCCGATATAGAAAAGTTGCCTCCGTATTTAAAATGGTTACAGGCGGTTGGTGTTGATGCAGTTATTGTTGCTGATATAGGAGTAATTACTTTAGTTAAAGAGCTTGCTCCAGGTCTGGAAGTTCACGTAAGTACTCAAGCTAATGTCACTAACTATAAGTCAGCTGAGGTTATGAAAAAACTAGGGGCTTCTAGGGTGGTTGTGGCAAGAGAATTATCAATAAATGAAATAGCTCAACTTAAAGAAAAAGCTGATATAGAAGTAGAGTCATTTATCCATGGAGCTATGTGTATGGCATATTCTGGCCGTTGTTTACTAAGCTCCTATATGGCTGGTAGAAGCGCAAATAAAGGCGACTGTGCTCAACCTTGTAGATGGTCATATCATTTGGTAGAAGAACAGCGACCGGGAGAGTACATGCCAGTTGAAATCGACGAAAGAGGGACCTATATTATGAGCTCTAAAGATTTGATGGCTATGGAATTTTTAGATAAGCTTGTTTATGCTGGTATTGATAGTTTGAAAATAGAAGGAAGGATGAAGAGTGTTCATTATATTGCCACAGTTGTCAATGCCTATAGGCAAGCCTTAGATTTAATTGACAATAATGTTAAGTTTGACAGTAGCAAATGGGTAGAAGAATTAAAAAAAGCTTCAAATCGAGAATTTACATCTGGTTTTTATCATCGGCAAGCTGACCAGAGCGCTCAGAATATTTATAGCACTAAAAGTAATACTGAGTTTGACTTTGTGGGGATAGTTCGAAAAAAAGGAGACCAAAATAACATAGCTTTGATAGAACAAAGAAATCATTTTGCAAAAGGTGAGGAAGTTGAAGTTTTAATGCCTGGAGGGGCAGTCAAAAAGGCTAAAATTAATAACATTTGGGATGAGTATGACGTAGAAATGGAAAAAGCCCCTCATCCTCAACAACTTGTTAAAGTGGCCTTAGATATCCAAGTGGTAGATTTTGCAATTCTTAGAAGGGAGAAGTAA
- the udk gene encoding uridine kinase yields the protein MTVPVIIGIAGGTGSGKTTVAQKVVEKIDHSKITVIEHDSYYKDQSHISFEERLKTNYDHPFAFDTDLLLDHLTKLRAGQSIQRPVYSFKSHTRLKESVIVESKKIIILEGILILEDKKIRDLMDIKVYVDTDADVRIIRRVIRDIKERERTLDSVVDQYLSVVRPMHLQFVEPSKKHADIIIPEGGENKVAIDILAAKIVSLVNNH from the coding sequence ATGACAGTACCAGTAATTATTGGAATAGCAGGAGGAACAGGTTCCGGGAAAACAACTGTAGCACAAAAAGTAGTAGAAAAAATTGATCATAGTAAAATAACGGTTATAGAACACGACTCTTATTATAAAGACCAATCCCACATATCTTTTGAAGAACGGCTAAAGACTAATTATGATCATCCTTTTGCTTTTGATACAGATTTGTTGTTAGACCACTTAACAAAATTAAGGGCAGGTCAATCTATTCAAAGACCTGTTTATTCTTTTAAATCTCACACTAGATTAAAAGAAAGCGTTATAGTAGAATCCAAAAAGATAATTATTTTAGAAGGGATTTTGATTTTAGAGGACAAAAAAATACGAGATCTTATGGACATAAAAGTGTATGTAGACACAGATGCAGACGTAAGAATTATACGAAGAGTTATTAGAGATATAAAAGAAAGAGAAAGAACGTTAGACTCAGTGGTAGACCAATATCTCTCAGTGGTTAGACCTATGCATTTACAGTTTGTAGAGCCCTCAAAGAAACATGCCGATATAATCATACCAGAGGGTGGGGAAAATAAGGTAGCTATAGATATTTTGGCAGCTAAAATAGTTTCGCTTGTAAATAACCATTGA
- a CDS encoding peptidoglycan D,D-transpeptidase FtsI family protein, producing the protein MYKRIHILLIIFLAIFLALILRVGYISIFKHVEYSQLSVNQRVKALVYDCNRGDILDRNLEPLLTKESSLGWYRYCDEKNDIVFQQSECEGSIPVKFNERKSDIAHHVIGLTNHHKLYNIYGYQGVSGLEYQYNDKLRAAPSRIIAITDVYGKLTSSEHFYDINNSTNDTSVVVTLDKNLQKVVEDTLTHTLEQGAIIIMDPNTGEILSMASRPIYNFNQVDDGSHINKAITTHKQTSPASLFKLVITIVALEEGYQKEDKFQCSGDNCLVNHGSLTLEEALAHSCNEVFHKIVYDVGADTILQRASDLGLGNPTNVGLLQESSGRLPDIETVSGCQGSKLLALGQGQLETTPIQIAKLTSVIANGGYQVQPNIIHYVGPRPTSPMSIDPFNQRLISNGVAKDIQKMMNSTILYGTARQLSYGGGVKTGTSDNGNRWISGFFPYNRPKYVITIIVEEGDNPVGILEEILSKIDYDKR; encoded by the coding sequence ATGTATAAAAGAATTCATATATTACTTATAATCTTTTTGGCTATTTTTTTAGCTTTAATTTTAAGGGTGGGCTATATATCAATTTTTAAACATGTTGAGTACAGCCAATTAAGTGTAAATCAAAGGGTAAAAGCTTTAGTTTATGATTGTAATAGAGGAGATATTTTAGATCGCAATCTGGAACCTCTTTTAACTAAAGAAAGCAGCCTGGGTTGGTATAGATATTGTGATGAAAAAAATGACATAGTGTTTCAGCAAAGCGAGTGTGAAGGTTCAATTCCGGTAAAGTTTAATGAAAGAAAATCTGATATAGCCCACCATGTAATTGGTTTAACAAACCATCACAAACTTTATAATATTTACGGATATCAAGGTGTTAGCGGTCTAGAGTATCAGTATAATGATAAGCTAAGAGCAGCTCCTTCTAGGATTATTGCTATCACTGATGTTTATGGTAAATTAACTTCTTCTGAACATTTTTATGATATCAATAATTCAACAAATGACACCAGTGTGGTTGTTACGTTGGATAAAAACCTACAAAAAGTAGTAGAAGATACACTAACACATACGCTAGAACAAGGAGCAATTATAATAATGGATCCTAACACTGGCGAAATATTATCGATGGCTAGTCGACCAATTTATAACTTTAATCAAGTTGATGACGGAAGTCACATTAACAAAGCTATAACCACACATAAGCAGACCAGTCCTGCTTCTTTATTTAAGCTTGTCATTACAATTGTGGCCCTAGAAGAAGGATATCAAAAAGAAGATAAGTTTCAGTGCAGTGGAGATAACTGTTTAGTTAATCATGGAAGCTTAACATTGGAAGAGGCATTGGCACATTCCTGTAATGAGGTGTTCCATAAAATAGTTTATGATGTGGGAGCAGATACCATACTCCAACGGGCTTCTGACCTTGGTTTAGGTAACCCAACAAATGTTGGGCTTTTACAGGAGAGTTCCGGAAGATTACCTGATATAGAGACTGTTTCAGGATGCCAAGGAAGTAAGCTTCTTGCCTTAGGACAAGGCCAGTTGGAGACTACGCCTATACAGATAGCAAAGTTAACTTCTGTAATTGCAAATGGAGGATATCAAGTGCAACCGAATATAATTCATTATGTGGGACCAAGGCCTACCAGTCCGATGTCTATAGATCCTTTTAATCAGCGGTTAATAAGTAATGGAGTTGCTAAAGATATCCAAAAAATGATGAATTCTACAATTCTGTACGGAACAGCTCGACAATTATCTTATGGTGGAGGGGTTAAAACTGGGACAAGTGACAACGGTAATCGTTGGATTTCTGGTTTTTTCCCTTATAATAGACCTAAATATGTAATAACAATTATTGTGGAAGAAGGGGATAACCCTGTAGGTATTTTAGAAGAAATATTAAGTAAGATTGATTATGACAAAAGGTGA